A window from Neodiprion fabricii isolate iyNeoFabr1 chromosome 2, iyNeoFabr1.1, whole genome shotgun sequence encodes these proteins:
- the LOC124175578 gene encoding putative nuclease HARBI1, which yields MGAKAMRDIRASVRLFVRRMAEGHLAIDVLNLDCRVRRSEQKLERKLMRREQDSFDSTNEEFIELYRINPQLAADLIDTLQPSLQRVLTAVRFYATGYYQRPVGDQCDISLSQSSVSRCIRDVTNAINERLLKPWVQFPMTPEDRQRAASQFVTARQPFQGAIGAIDCTHVALFGPREHQVAYVNHHGYHSLNVQAICDRNLTILNINARYPGARNDTYIWNTSSVRRIMEREYNRGERTFLFGDQGYPLEPRLTPLPNEREETQRFNYNQSLCSARNCIERLFGALRSTWRCLSKHRVLQYEPGMAGKIVNACAVLHNMRIDFGLQPDMYEDPNEYVINIPNMANMDDDDDNNLPPLALARRIQDRLIHA from the exons ATGGGGGCAAAAGCGATGAGGGATATACGGGCGTCGGTAAGGTTGTTTGTGAGAAG gaTGGCAGAGGGTCATCTTGCGATAGATGTATTGAATTTAGATTGTAGAGTCAGGCGTTCAGAACAAAAATTAGAACGCAAGTTGATGCGAAGAGAGCAAGACTCATTTGATTCAACAAATGAAGAGTTTATTGAATTATACCGCATAAACCCACAACTTGCAGCAGACCTGATTGACACTCTACAGCCTAGTTTACAACGT GTATTAACAGCTGTGAGATTTTATGCTACCGGTTATTATCAACGTCCAGTAGGAGACCAGTGCGATATCTCATTAAGTCAGTCATCAGTGAGCCGGTGCATTCGTGATGTCACAAATGCTATTAATGAACGATTACTAAAGCCATGGGTACAATTTCCCATGACTCCGGAAGACCGGCAACGAGCAGCATCTCAATTTGTCACCGCACGTCAACCATTTCAAGGAGCTATTGGAGCAATTGATTGCACTCATGTCGCATTGTTTGGGCCTAGAGAACATCAGGTGGCATATGTTAATCACCATGGATATCACTCACTCAATGTGCAAGCG ATATGTGATCGTAATTTAACGATATTAAACATCAATGCACGTTATCCTGGGGCAAGAAATGATACATACATATGGAATACATCCTCTGTACGACGCATAATGGAGCGTGAATATAATCGAGGAGAAAGAACGTTTCTTTTTG GTGACCAGGGTTACCCCTTGGAACCACGCCTGACTCCATTACCTAATGAACGAGAAGAAACCCAACGtttcaattataatcaatCGTTGTGTAGTGCAAGAAACTGTATTGAACGATTGTTTGGAGCGCTTAGAAGTACGTGGAGGTGTCTTTCTAAACACAGAGTTTTGCAATATGAGCCTGGAATGgctggaaaaattgttaatgCCTGCGCAGTATTACACAATATGCGTATTGATTTTGGGCTACAACCAGATATGTATGAGGATCCAAAtgaatatgtaataaatataccTAACATGGCGAACATGGATGATGATGACGACAATAATCTTCCGCCTCTTGCACTTGCTCGCCGTATTCAAGATCGGTTAATACATGCATGA